One genomic region from Leptospira tipperaryensis encodes:
- the pseB gene encoding UDP-N-acetylglucosamine 4,6-dehydratase (inverting) has translation MEKSKSILITGGTGSFGKEFTKRILTQYPEVNRLVIYSRDELKQYEMSQEFPESKYPQIRYFIGDVRDRDRISRALEGIDTVIHAAALKQVPAAEYNPFEAIKTNIIGGQNLIEACIDRGVKKVVALSTDKAAAPVNLYGATKLASDKLFVAANNFKGSHDIKFSVVRYGNVMGSRGSVIPFFLSRKKDGVLPITDERMTRFNITLKDGVDLVLFALENMWGGEIYVPKIPSYRILDVAAAVAPECKTEIIGIRPGEKIHEEMITETDALSTIEFDKYFVILPSFKPTWSIDEFKKVFKGDYCKPGFRYNSGENTEWLSVEELKALIKDFVLV, from the coding sequence ATGGAAAAAAGCAAATCTATCCTGATCACAGGCGGTACTGGCTCTTTTGGTAAAGAATTTACAAAAAGAATTCTTACTCAATACCCCGAGGTGAATAGGCTCGTTATTTACTCAAGAGACGAACTGAAACAATACGAGATGTCGCAAGAATTTCCGGAGAGTAAATATCCGCAGATTCGTTATTTTATCGGAGACGTTCGGGATCGAGATCGAATTTCCCGAGCTCTGGAAGGCATTGATACGGTAATTCATGCAGCCGCTTTAAAACAAGTACCGGCTGCGGAATACAATCCTTTTGAAGCGATTAAAACGAACATTATCGGCGGACAAAATCTGATCGAAGCCTGCATAGATCGCGGAGTCAAGAAGGTAGTAGCACTTTCCACCGATAAGGCTGCGGCTCCGGTGAATCTTTACGGGGCGACAAAACTTGCTTCTGATAAATTATTTGTCGCAGCGAATAATTTCAAAGGTTCTCACGATATTAAGTTTTCGGTTGTGCGTTACGGAAACGTTATGGGGAGCAGGGGTTCTGTAATTCCGTTCTTCTTAAGCAGAAAAAAGGATGGAGTTCTTCCTATCACGGATGAAAGAATGACTCGCTTCAATATCACTCTAAAAGACGGAGTGGACCTGGTTCTATTTGCATTGGAGAATATGTGGGGAGGAGAAATCTACGTTCCTAAAATTCCGAGCTATAGAATCCTAGATGTCGCTGCGGCCGTTGCGCCAGAGTGTAAGACCGAAATTATCGGGATTCGTCCGGGTGAAAAAATTCACGAAGAGATGATCACCGAAACGGATGCGCTCAGTACAATCGAATTTGATAAGTATTTCGTAATACTTCCTTCTTTTAAACCAACTTGGTCGATTGACGAATTTAAGAAGGTGTTTAAAGGTGACTACTGCAAACCTGGCTTTCGCTACAATAGCGGCGAAAATACGGAGTGGTTAAGTGTGGAAGAGCTAAAAGCCCTAATCAAAGACTTTGTATTGGTTTAA